Proteins encoded within one genomic window of Arachis ipaensis cultivar K30076 chromosome B08, Araip1.1, whole genome shotgun sequence:
- the LOC107613593 gene encoding protein FLX-like 1 isoform X2 translates to MSSGRSRGQQQHLPMKGASHHPPPHTALSPPIHDPLFGARGLGPAPPPHPALLEELRESQMGLGVRPIPLHPAAIIEERLAAQHQDIQGLLGDNQRLAATHVALKQELEAAQHELQRMAHYRESLRADTDARMRELYDKSVHLEADLRGAEAMRVELLQVHTDIKELTAVRQELTGQVQAMTQDLARMNADLKRMPALKADVEAMKQELQCARAAIEYEKKGFAENYEHGQVMEKKLISMAREMEKLRAEIANAEKRQRAAANPGPGYNANYGNAEAGYAGNPYPAIYGMNPVQPGMENFPQYGSGPAAWVAYEMQRAQGHR, encoded by the exons ATGTCGTCTGGGAGGAGCCGTGGCCAACAACAACACCTTCCAATGAAAGGCGCTTCACATCATCCGCCGCCGCACACAGCCTTGTCACCGCCAATCCATGACCCACTCTTTGGGGCCCGGGGCTTAGGCCCGGCACCCCCGCCACACCCGGCTCTTCTCGAAGAGTTGCGGGAATCGCAGATGGGCCTGGGCGTCCGGCCCATTCCACTCCACCCGGCTGCAATCATCGAGGAGCGTCTGGCTGCACAGCACCAGGATATTCAGGGTCTGCTGGGTGACAACCAGCGGCTGGCCGCCACTCACGTTGCCCTCAAGCAGGAGCTGGAGGCCGCGCAGCACGAGCTGCAACGGATGGCGCACTACAGGGAATCCCTGCGGGCCGACACTGATGCGAGGATGAGGGAATTGTACGACAAGTCGGTTCATCTGGAGGCCGACCTACGCGGCGCGGAGGCCATGAGGGTGGAGCTTCTTCAGGTTCATACTGATATTAAGGAGCTTACCGCTGTGAGGCAGGAACTCACTGGGCAGGTTCAGGCCATGACACAGGACCTGGCCAGGATGAATGCGGACTTGAAGCGAATGCCAGCTCTGAAGGCCGATGTGGAGGCTATGAAACAGGAATTACAATGTGCAAG GGCTGCTATTGAATATGAGAAGAAAGGGTTTGCAGAAAACTATGAACATGGTCAAGTGATGGAGAAGAAATTAATCTCGATGGCTCGTGAGATGGAGAAGCTTCGTGCTGAGATCGCAAATGCAGAGAAAAGGCAGCGTGCAGCTGCTAATCCAG GTCCAGGCTATAATGCAAATTATGGCAATGCTGAGGCTGGATATGCTGGAAATCCCTACCCTGCCATTTATGGCATGAATCCT GTACAACCTGGTATGGAGAATTTTCCTCAGTATGGGTCTGGACCTGCTGCTTGGGTTGCATATGAGATGCAGCGTGCACAAGGACACAGATAG
- the LOC107613593 gene encoding protein FLX-like 1 isoform X3 produces MSSGRSRGQQQHLPMKGASHHPPPHTALSPPIHDPLFGARGLGPAPPPHPALLEELRESQMGLGVRPIPLHPAAIIEERLAAQHQDIQGLLGDNQRLAATHVALKQELEAAQHELQRMAHYRESLRADTDARMRELYDKSVHLEADLRGAEAMRVELLQVHTDIKELTAVRQELTGQVQAMTQDLARMNADLKRMPALKADVEAMKQELQCARAAIEYEKKGFAENYEHGQVMEKKLISMAREMEKLRAEIANAEKRQRAAANPGPGYNANYGNAEAGYAGNPYPAIYGMNPF; encoded by the exons ATGTCGTCTGGGAGGAGCCGTGGCCAACAACAACACCTTCCAATGAAAGGCGCTTCACATCATCCGCCGCCGCACACAGCCTTGTCACCGCCAATCCATGACCCACTCTTTGGGGCCCGGGGCTTAGGCCCGGCACCCCCGCCACACCCGGCTCTTCTCGAAGAGTTGCGGGAATCGCAGATGGGCCTGGGCGTCCGGCCCATTCCACTCCACCCGGCTGCAATCATCGAGGAGCGTCTGGCTGCACAGCACCAGGATATTCAGGGTCTGCTGGGTGACAACCAGCGGCTGGCCGCCACTCACGTTGCCCTCAAGCAGGAGCTGGAGGCCGCGCAGCACGAGCTGCAACGGATGGCGCACTACAGGGAATCCCTGCGGGCCGACACTGATGCGAGGATGAGGGAATTGTACGACAAGTCGGTTCATCTGGAGGCCGACCTACGCGGCGCGGAGGCCATGAGGGTGGAGCTTCTTCAGGTTCATACTGATATTAAGGAGCTTACCGCTGTGAGGCAGGAACTCACTGGGCAGGTTCAGGCCATGACACAGGACCTGGCCAGGATGAATGCGGACTTGAAGCGAATGCCAGCTCTGAAGGCCGATGTGGAGGCTATGAAACAGGAATTACAATGTGCAAG GGCTGCTATTGAATATGAGAAGAAAGGGTTTGCAGAAAACTATGAACATGGTCAAGTGATGGAGAAGAAATTAATCTCGATGGCTCGTGAGATGGAGAAGCTTCGTGCTGAGATCGCAAATGCAGAGAAAAGGCAGCGTGCAGCTGCTAATCCAG GTCCAGGCTATAATGCAAATTATGGCAATGCTGAGGCTGGATATGCTGGAAATCCCTACCCTGCCATTTATGGCATGAATCCT TTTTAA
- the LOC107613593 gene encoding protein FLX-like 1 isoform X1: MSSGRSRGQQQHLPMKGASHHPPPHTALSPPIHDPLFGARGLGPAPPPHPALLEELRESQMGLGVRPIPLHPAAIIEERLAAQHQDIQGLLGDNQRLAATHVALKQELEAAQHELQRMAHYRESLRADTDARMRELYDKSVHLEADLRGAEAMRVELLQVHTDIKELTAVRQELTGQVQAMTQDLARMNADLKRMPALKADVEAMKQELQCARAAIEYEKKGFAENYEHGQVMEKKLISMAREMEKLRAEIANAEKRQRAAANPGPGYNANYGNAEAGYAGNPYPAIYGMNPNDKEGTKKRRAGQLAVVHGEDALGWWQEGTLDWGGREGERRGKTFSG; this comes from the exons ATGTCGTCTGGGAGGAGCCGTGGCCAACAACAACACCTTCCAATGAAAGGCGCTTCACATCATCCGCCGCCGCACACAGCCTTGTCACCGCCAATCCATGACCCACTCTTTGGGGCCCGGGGCTTAGGCCCGGCACCCCCGCCACACCCGGCTCTTCTCGAAGAGTTGCGGGAATCGCAGATGGGCCTGGGCGTCCGGCCCATTCCACTCCACCCGGCTGCAATCATCGAGGAGCGTCTGGCTGCACAGCACCAGGATATTCAGGGTCTGCTGGGTGACAACCAGCGGCTGGCCGCCACTCACGTTGCCCTCAAGCAGGAGCTGGAGGCCGCGCAGCACGAGCTGCAACGGATGGCGCACTACAGGGAATCCCTGCGGGCCGACACTGATGCGAGGATGAGGGAATTGTACGACAAGTCGGTTCATCTGGAGGCCGACCTACGCGGCGCGGAGGCCATGAGGGTGGAGCTTCTTCAGGTTCATACTGATATTAAGGAGCTTACCGCTGTGAGGCAGGAACTCACTGGGCAGGTTCAGGCCATGACACAGGACCTGGCCAGGATGAATGCGGACTTGAAGCGAATGCCAGCTCTGAAGGCCGATGTGGAGGCTATGAAACAGGAATTACAATGTGCAAG GGCTGCTATTGAATATGAGAAGAAAGGGTTTGCAGAAAACTATGAACATGGTCAAGTGATGGAGAAGAAATTAATCTCGATGGCTCGTGAGATGGAGAAGCTTCGTGCTGAGATCGCAAATGCAGAGAAAAGGCAGCGTGCAGCTGCTAATCCAG GTCCAGGCTATAATGCAAATTATGGCAATGCTGAGGCTGGATATGCTGGAAATCCCTACCCTGCCATTTATGGCATGAATCCT AACGACAAAGAGGGAACAAAAAAGAGAAGGGCCGGCCAACTGGCAGTGGTGCACGGTGAGGATGCACTGGGATGGTGGCAGGAAGGCACACTTGACTggggagggagggagggagagcGGAGAGGGAAGACATTTTCTGGTTGA